The Trichomycterus rosablanca isolate fTriRos1 chromosome 13, fTriRos1.hap1, whole genome shotgun sequence sequence AAACATTGGTTtaatggtgcatgcatagcatacaaaagtaggtatttattataaatgattagGAATTATTTGGATTATTATGAATTTATGAAAATACATGAACTTGCATGCTAATTAACTAATTGGAAAGGCCCGAACAGATTGTAGATATCTAAATGATCCGGGTTGGAAAGTAAGAATTTTACCTCTGTTTCAGGCCACCGGTTATTTATTACATCTACTGGAACAGAAAAttgcatttgtattattttaggtGATTTAGGTGGTGCTGAAGAGCTTTGGGCAAAACATAACTTAAATGTACTACACCATAGTCTGAAATCAGGCACAATGCGATACACGATTTTAAATCAACAAAATATTTCGAGTTTAAACGAAGCTTTAAATATTGGCATATTCATTCTAAGAAACAAATACATTCTTTTGGGCTAATTACCGTTAATTTACCATGATAGCCGTGCTCAAGCAGAGGAGCGGGCCAGATTTAGATAATTGAGAGAGCCTTTTGAAAACAGGATTAAAGAGGACGAAGACTTTGGTTGAAGGATGTTATAATTTTAATTGTCATAATTGCGTGTGCACTTAAGTACACTTAATTAGCACCGTGAGGTGCACAAGGTGCATTCACTTGCTTCTAGACCGATTACATACATTTACTGCAAGCGCAGTTTAGTGGGGACCAACTGCATAAAAATGTCATTGTCTTTGTTTGCAAGTGTAACATGGATGCGAATAGAAATTCGAGTAAATCAGAATGTGAGTACGTTTTTAAAATAGCACCACAAAACCTCAATAATAACTGTACTTCTAGTTTAAAAAAAGTCACCACTTTAAAATATTATCTTTCCTTAGTTATTTTAAGATACGGCCACCAGAAGACGCTGTCTACCCTTAAGTCAcccttgactgtaggcatgtcGGCAGGTGCGGGCACAATACATTACTATAAGCGCTATAAATAAATCTTAGCgctaaataaatctaaataactGTATTCGCAAGAAAGACTTTTAATAGACTAAATTCAAATAttgttatgttattttttttattttaaatatcagAATTTAATACCCATAGCCATATGCAGAACATTAACGTTAGTTAAATTAGTTGCTTGTATGCCCTCTTTTGCTTCTAACAGACTTGTTTAAAGCGTCGATTCACAAACAGGaacatttcatatttttatGTTGCGAACTCCCTGGAATCATGCTCAACGTTATATCTGGATGTCTATTTTGACCTACCGCCAGCATAACCTAAAATTGTGGATCATCGGCTGTACGGTTGTGCAggtctaaaaaaataaaaataataatattaaaaaaattattattttattactatcattaataTCATCAGCATCATCGTTGTCGttgtactactattactactactactattaataatattttattactattattattattattatcatcatcatcgttGTTGTACTAGTataactattactactactactaataataataatattattattattaataataataataataataataataataataataataataatacgaacACCAACACAACGGtaatttaaacataatttaaatataatattatatgaatattattatgatattactacaattatcattatcatcgttgttgtactactactactactactactactactactactactactactaataataataataataataataatagacaatTCTATATAGTCAGCTGTTATTTAAATTGTGTTGTAAAGTGATCGTTGGTATTATCAGTAAGTGATATACCTagtttcatttaaataatttggcTCAAACGGAATAAAGCTTACTTACTACAGAAGCTCATGGTCTTTCTGATTTTTTCTGAATGTGAATTTTTCAAAGCAAGTTGCTGAGCCTGGCGCTGGGTACCTGGCGCGCACTGAAGGGTTTCCAGGCTACTTGAGGACCTTTAACTTCACCTGAGAGCCTCTCCTTATACAGAGCACGATTTTTTAGGTCTGTATGTGCCAAGAGGATGAGAATTTGAACGGCACTCTGCGTATGTCCACATCAAACAAAAAAGAAGTTAATCATTCACGCTGCTTCTTAACCCAcgcatatgtatttatttatttatcaatgcTCCTTCCTCGTCACAAGGGCACTTTTGCAAGTCTAAGTACGATGGGTCATAATGTAAACACTCCTGCAATCACCAGAACCCTCTTGTGGCCGTTCAAAGTCAGGAGCTCAACTTGAGTTTTTTAGGGACTGAGTGGTTCTTGAAGATTCAAGCCCTCGCTCGTACGCGCTTTTATTAAGGGGCCCTCATAAACATGACTCTCAACACCCGGACGCTTCATCTGCATCTTTGTTCCTGTTCTTTATTGTAAGCAATACAGACAGCATACACTGAGTGTGCAAAAGCTGCAACTGTACACAGCGATGTGGTAACGAGATTTGTGCTGTACAGGGCGGTGTTCTATTTTAGCTGGGCAGTTCGCAGCCACGTAATAAGAATTATGCGCTGATGTGCGGATGACAGCGTTGCTTTGTATTGTTACCCAAGCTGCTGATGCCCCGCCTCTGACGGTAGCCTTAAACCTGGCACCCACCTAAAACAAACGAAAGTCAGCCTCGAGCTCCCACTCAAGCCAATTAAGGCGGACTTTAGGCGTCCTCTTACGTATCTGTCTTGCTGCGTCGACGCTCAAGCAACAGGAACAGAGCTGGCCAAAAAAAGAGAAGAGGGAGAAGTAGGACAGGTTGTTTTGCTTTCTGATTTCTCCAACACAGAAAAATGTCGATGAGCCCTAAGCATACGACTCCTTTTTCTGTGTCCGATATTTTAAGTCCTCTTGAGGAGAGCTACAAAAAAGTAAGTATGGAAGGAAACAGTCTGGGGGCTCCTCTTGCTTATCGACAGCCGCAGGTCACACAGGCGGCGATGCAGCAGCACCACATGGGCCACAACGGAGCCGCCGTGCCCGCTGCCTACCACATGACAGCCACCGGAGTACCACAGCTGTCCCACACAACTATGGGAGGCTACTGCAACGGCAACCTGGGCAACATGAGCGACCTGCCGTCTTATCAGGACGGAATGAGGGGCAGTACAACAGCTACCAGCTGGTACGGAGCTAACCCTGACCCACGCTTTTCTACCAGTAAGTTGACATTTCATAACATTCGTGGTGCTTTTTTATCGAGTACCGGGAGCATCTAATAAAactgttatatttattttaatacattattttacattattttaattttttaaaagtaaGCATATTAAAATTTATTCTCATGCTATGTTTATTGGGCATCCGTATAAAAGGCAACAGCTTAGTTTAGAGGTAAATTAACCAGATGTTAAAGCCTACAAAATTAATCAAGTCATTACCGTTTTTTAACACAACTGCCTTTCAACTGACACAAGTATTACTCGTTAATAATTGAATAGAATTTGTATAATCACTTGTACCAgtagtaataaatattttgttaattaCAATTATTCTGACACATTTATTTCAATATTTTGAAAGATGTTTAATTGAATTGAAAAGATGATTTAATAAATAacgtaatattattattattgttgttgttattattattattattattgttattattattattattattatgtactatgattgtttttattattattattactattattattactatgttaGGTGATAATGACAACTCTCTATTTCCAGTCTCTCGTTTCATGGGCTCCTCTTCTGGTATGAACATGAGCAGCCTAGGCTCGTTGGCGGATGTGGGTAAAAGCATGGGCTCACTAAGCAGTGCGCCAAGAAGAAAGAGGCGCGTATTATTCTCTCAGGCACAGGTGTACGAGCTTGAGCGCCGTTTCAAACAGCAGAAGTACCTCTCTGCACCCGAAAGGGAGCACTTGGCCAGCATGATCCACTTGACCCCGACCCAGGTGAAAATCTGGTTTCAGAACCACCGCTACAAAATGAAAAGACAGGCCAAAGATAAAGTGTCCCAGCAGCAGATGCAACAAGAAAGTGGCTCTTGccagcaacagcagcagcagtctCCGAGGCGGGTAGCTGTGCCCGTGTTGGTAAAGGACGGTAAACCGTGCCAAGGCGGCAGTCACACTCCCACTAGCGCAACACAAAACCACCACCATCAGGGCACCAACGTCATGCTCATGGCCAACAGTGGTGCAATGGGCCAGCATCCGAGTCAACCCGTAGGCAGCGCGGGCCAGTCCCCAGATATGGGTCAGCACGGTGGAAGTCCTCCTTCCCTTCAGACTCAAGTGGCTGGTCTATCACACCTGAACTCTGGCGCAGACTATGGCACGGCCTTGCCATGTTCCGCTCTTCTCTATGGCAGGACGTGGTGACAACTGGACAATCTCTAAAGTAATCGGTGGATACACAGCATCTGTAGGCTCTTCAATGTCAGTGTCTGCTTTGACAAAGTCAACAAAAAACACTGTCTAACCGTTTTGAATAGCGCATCTTGTTGTTGCTTTTGACCTCTGCCCCTGAAATTCAGACTTAAACAGGCTGAGACAGAAACTTTGATGAATTGCAAAGAAAAAAACCcgtttctgttttttattataaggATATGCGCCAAAAGATGGCGAAGAAAAGTGGAAAAAtggaattatttatatatattttaagggGAGACAATATAAAATCACATCAAGCCGACGGATTAAATTAAAAGCTGTTGGCACTTTAGGACGCCGTCTCCCAGTTTGACTGCAGTACACGCCTGGTTCTTAGAGAGTGCAGTGTAAGCCGTAGCTCACATAATTCTGTAAACTGTTTAAATTTAATACATAGTTTTTAGCGATATGTATATTGTATAAAGTTTTTATTGATATTAAGGGTTATATGTTAATTGAGTTTCACTGGTATTTGTAAATTTAATTTTGTTGTAACTTATAGTTATTGACTTAAACACAGTTATTCAATcattaataaatcaaagaaaaagaaatgctTACATTCTACTTGGTTGCCAGAATTTACAGCGTCagaaaaatactaaaataatttAGTATATTAAGCAAGAAAATAGTTGTTACCATATAATTGCGTATTTTAATAACAagtatataaattaataacaagtatataaattaataaacatatttaggtGGCATTACAATAATGCCCCCTAAATATCTAGCAGTAAAATAATTCCTCGCTGTCTAAATATTTCGAAATAAGTTCGCCAGTCCATGTGTATTTTaagaagaacatgaaaaacGCACTGAAAAAAATCAGTcgtttaaattactttattcaGTTGTGGACATTAGTTAAAcactaataaaatacattacataAACCTATTTTGTCCTTTGGTTAACTTTTTACAGTTGTTCACAATTGTAAAACTGTTGTCCACAATTGAgtaaatttctttattttattttctgtctGAGTCTACACATCAAACACTGATAACTTGAGGTACAAGCTTCAAGTAAGATCTTGTTTCACAGACAAAGAGATTAAAAGGGTGAAGAACACTTTTACTTGTTACCA is a genomic window containing:
- the nkx2.1 gene encoding homeobox protein Nkx-2.1, giving the protein MSMSPKHTTPFSVSDILSPLEESYKKVSMEGNSLGAPLAYRQPQVTQAAMQQHHMGHNGAAVPAAYHMTATGVPQLSHTTMGGYCNGNLGNMSDLPSYQDGMRGSTTATSWYGANPDPRFSTISRFMGSSSGMNMSSLGSLADVGKSMGSLSSAPRRKRRVLFSQAQVYELERRFKQQKYLSAPEREHLASMIHLTPTQVKIWFQNHRYKMKRQAKDKVSQQQMQQESGSCQQQQQQSPRRVAVPVLVKDGKPCQGGSHTPTSATQNHHHQGTNVMLMANSGAMGQHPSQPVGSAGQSPDMGQHGGSPPSLQTQVAGLSHLNSGADYGTALPCSALLYGRTW